In a genomic window of Virgibacillus sp. SK37:
- the ndk gene encoding nucleoside-diphosphate kinase: MEKTFLMVKPDGVQRNLVGEIVKRFEAKGFKLAGAKLMVISDDLAKEHYGEHKERPFFGELVDFITSGPVFAMVWEGEKVISTARDMMGKTNPLEAAAGTIRGDFGMTVGKNVIHGSDSPESAEREINLFFDNNELVSYEKQDSSWIY, from the coding sequence ATGGAAAAAACATTTTTAATGGTGAAACCAGATGGAGTACAACGCAATTTAGTAGGAGAAATAGTTAAACGTTTTGAAGCAAAAGGTTTTAAATTAGCTGGTGCTAAACTGATGGTTATTTCTGATGATTTAGCTAAAGAACATTATGGAGAACATAAAGAAAGACCATTCTTTGGTGAGTTGGTTGACTTTATTACCTCTGGACCGGTATTTGCTATGGTTTGGGAAGGTGAAAAGGTTATCTCTACAGCTCGTGATATGATGGGTAAAACAAATCCATTGGAAGCTGCTGCTGGAACTATTCGTGGAGATTTTGGCATGACAGTAGGTAAAAATGTGATTCACGGATCAGATTCACCTGAAAGCGCTGAAAGAGAAATTAATTTGTTCTTTGATAACAATGAGTTAGTTTCTTATGAAAAACAAGACAGCTCTTGGATTTATTAA